The window CAGCGCGATTAAGATGCCAATCACGGCAATGACGACCAACAGTTCGACGACCGTAAAGCCTCGCGGTAGATGGCGCGAGCCATTGGAACGACGCGCTGAAATAATAACTTCCATGTCGCCCCCGAATCGTCGACCAACGGGCAAAATTGCACGATTGTACGACGCGGCCGCGCCACGCGGAGCACCGGCAAAGTTAAGCCGAGGCGCCGCCGCACTGCGGCCGGACACTTGCGGTCAATCTACCCACCAGCGACAACAAAGTCTACTACCAGGCATCACTCGCCAGTAGACATTGCGTATAATTGTTCGAGTTTCATTGCAACACGCAGTACGCCAAGCATGGCGCGATTCCTATTTGGAGCCGCGCGGGCAGGGAAGCGGTTGGATGACTCCTGCGTTCTCGCGAGTGCAGTTCGGAAATGGGATCCGCGTTACAAGGCACGGTGAAAAACTCGTGCAACAAGGTCGGCATGAGCGAGCACTTAGCCAGCGAACAGACGGAGTATGACCTGCTCTACCTGCAGGGGATCACGTACTTCAATGAGCGTGATTTCTTCGAGAGCCATGAGGCTTGGGAGGAATTATGGACCGAGTATCGCGGTCCGTCGCGGAAGTTTTATCAGGGCCTGATACAAGCCGCCGTGGCGCTGTTTCATTTCGGAAATGGCAATATCCGGGGAGCCAAGAAGCTCTATTACAGTGCGCGTGGGTATTTGGATGCCTACCGACCCAAACACATCGGCCTCGATTTAAATGCGTTCCTTGCCGAGTTCGACCGCTGCTTCGTAGAAGTTGCCGCCAGCAACACCGAGGGATTTCCGCGGATTGATCTGAAGGCGGACTTGATCCCAGAAATCCAATTGAACCCGCCAGCGAAATAACCGCGCAAACACACCAATGCAGAAAAAAGCTGGATGGCAGCGTCCCTGTAACACGGATGAACACAAATTTTG is drawn from Pirellulales bacterium and contains these coding sequences:
- a CDS encoding DUF309 domain-containing protein; this translates as MSEHLASEQTEYDLLYLQGITYFNERDFFESHEAWEELWTEYRGPSRKFYQGLIQAAVALFHFGNGNIRGAKKLYYSARGYLDAYRPKHIGLDLNAFLAEFDRCFVEVAASNTEGFPRIDLKADLIPEIQLNPPAK